A genomic segment from Bacteroidota bacterium encodes:
- a CDS encoding T9SS type B sorting domain-containing protein translates to MRRYIWAAICISLFCITYARPIAAQSSFQVAYGGPGEEEFSSFSQTTDGNLIFCGSTNSFGSGQKDILIFKTDIGGNILWSKTYGGAQNDEGWQIKQTPDGGYIATGYTESYGSGNKDAFLLKLTSNGTVSWFKTYGGGGTEYGYDLLVLNSGYVLSAQTDSWGAGGNDIFIVKTTANGTAVWGKTFGGTNHEGAYSIIASPDNQIVFTGTTGSYGNLYQAFVAKVDTLGNMSWFKTYGDNGAGLDGARSICNAIGGGFVIGGYTNSFGAGNYDILAFKIDNSGGLNWAKTIGGSNEDVAYDIIKDNSNGYMLGGYTKSFGYGNNDIFITRLDNNGTPSWSRATGGSGIDGGDGGPNYKSIRSLISAGGSRLMIADYTQSYGAGMGDIIYGVADGSGSFASCPDTAASTGVTSPNLVTSSPIVTATAPIAYTTTASTNAINAPLSTFLICGCNNLVDLGPDTSICIGDSLVLDAGTGYTTYLWQDASNAQTLTVYASGYYSVTTTDANGCVYIDSVLIQALPPPFVDLGPDVTICEGMQLTLNAGAGFSAYKWNNNATTQSINASAQGIYSVTVTNVCGQDADSMQILSVIPSPKPSLGEDTVICSGAQLILDPGTGFSSYHWQDNSTGQAFLVSASGLYSVTVTNLNNCIGADTIYVAYKPVPVLDLGPDITLCDSKLPISFELNNSYNAYKWQDGSTSPNYTATKPGTYSVTITDDCGTITDEVVISPCPACVVSVPTGFSPNGDGVNDIVHILGSGYTEANLQIFDRQGQLLYESSDPGNGWDGTFKGSPQGIDVYVYHLTATCRDGKKKDIKGNITLAR, encoded by the coding sequence ATGAGAAGGTATATCTGGGCAGCAATTTGCATTTCATTATTTTGTATTACTTACGCACGCCCAATTGCCGCTCAGTCTTCTTTTCAGGTTGCCTACGGAGGTCCCGGCGAAGAAGAATTTTCATCATTTAGTCAAACTACCGACGGTAATCTTATCTTTTGCGGCTCAACCAACAGTTTTGGAAGCGGACAAAAAGACATACTGATATTTAAAACGGATATCGGAGGAAATATCCTTTGGTCTAAAACATACGGCGGCGCACAAAACGACGAAGGCTGGCAGATTAAACAGACTCCCGATGGCGGCTACATTGCTACCGGCTATACCGAAAGTTATGGCAGCGGAAATAAAGATGCTTTTTTGCTGAAACTAACTTCAAATGGAACTGTTTCCTGGTTTAAAACGTATGGTGGAGGCGGCACTGAGTATGGCTACGACCTGCTGGTATTGAATTCAGGCTATGTGCTCTCGGCTCAAACCGATTCCTGGGGCGCTGGCGGAAACGATATTTTTATTGTAAAAACCACTGCTAATGGCACTGCCGTGTGGGGAAAAACATTCGGGGGAACCAATCATGAGGGCGCATACAGCATTATTGCCTCTCCCGATAACCAGATAGTATTTACGGGAACAACCGGTTCGTATGGTAACCTTTATCAGGCTTTTGTGGCTAAGGTTGATACCTTGGGCAATATGAGCTGGTTTAAAACTTACGGTGATAACGGTGCAGGACTTGACGGGGCGCGATCTATCTGCAATGCTATTGGCGGCGGATTCGTGATTGGTGGATATACAAATTCTTTTGGCGCGGGAAATTATGACATTCTTGCATTTAAAATTGACAATAGCGGCGGTCTTAACTGGGCCAAAACCATCGGCGGATCAAACGAAGATGTTGCCTACGATATCATAAAAGACAATAGCAACGGCTATATGCTGGGCGGATATACCAAGTCTTTTGGTTATGGCAACAATGATATTTTTATTACCCGACTCGATAATAATGGGACGCCTTCGTGGTCAAGAGCAACCGGTGGCTCCGGAATTGATGGTGGTGACGGTGGTCCAAATTATAAAAGTATCCGTTCACTGATTTCGGCAGGCGGAAGCCGCCTGATGATAGCTGACTATACTCAAAGCTACGGCGCCGGTATGGGCGATATCATTTATGGCGTTGCCGATGGAAGCGGAAGCTTTGCTTCTTGCCCCGATACAGCAGCCTCTACCGGAGTTACTAGTCCTAATCTGGTTACATCAAGTCCAATTGTCACCGCAACAGCGCCCATAGCATACACAACCACGGCATCAACAAATGCAATCAACGCACCGCTTTCAACGTTTCTTATATGCGGCTGTAATAATCTGGTGGATCTGGGACCTGACACTTCAATCTGTATCGGTGATTCGCTGGTGCTTGATGCGGGAACAGGTTACACAACTTATCTGTGGCAGGATGCCTCAAATGCCCAAACACTCACAGTATACGCTTCAGGATATTACTCGGTAACCACCACAGACGCTAACGGATGTGTTTATATTGACAGCGTTTTAATTCAGGCGCTTCCTCCTCCTTTCGTTGACCTTGGCCCCGATGTTACTATTTGTGAAGGCATGCAATTAACGCTGAATGCAGGAGCCGGATTCTCAGCCTACAAATGGAATAATAATGCCACAACGCAAAGCATCAACGCATCCGCACAGGGTATCTATTCTGTTACCGTGACGAATGTTTGCGGACAAGATGCCGACTCCATGCAAATTCTGTCGGTCATTCCGTCACCAAAGCCAAGCCTTGGAGAAGATACGGTGATATGCTCCGGAGCGCAGTTAATACTGGATCCTGGAACAGGATTCTCATCCTACCACTGGCAAGATAATTCTACAGGTCAGGCCTTCCTTGTATCTGCAAGCGGATTGTATTCGGTTACCGTTACCAACCTGAATAATTGCATTGGCGCCGACACAATCTATGTTGCCTATAAACCTGTTCCTGTGCTTGATCTGGGCCCTGATATAACACTTTGCGATAGCAAACTGCCCATTTCCTTTGAGCTGAATAACAGCTATAATGCTTACAAATGGCAGGATGGTTCTACGTCGCCCAACTATACAGCCACAAAGCCGGGTACTTATTCCGTAACTATTACTGATGATTGCGGAACTATTACAGACGAAGTGGTGATTTCTCCCTGTCCTGCCTGTGTGGTGAGTGTCCCAACAGGATTTTCGCCCAATGGAGATGGTGTGAATGACATTGTACATATACTCGGAAGCGGCTATACCGAGGCAAACCTGCAAATATTTGACAGACAGGGACAATTACTGTATGAATCTTCTGACCCGGGCAATGGATGGGACGGCACGTTCAAAGGTTCGCCTCAGGGTATTGACGTTTATGTTTATCATCTTACGGCCACCTGCCGCGATGGTAAGAAAAAAGATATTAAAGGAAACATTACACTGGCTCGGTAA
- the trpS gene encoding tryptophan--tRNA ligase, which produces METVVSGIRPTGNLHLGNYFGALRNFVRMQSEQNCYFFIADYHSLTTHPKPADLHGNVRNVLVEYLAAGLDPEKCTLYVQSDVPETVELYLFLNMNAYLGELMRVSSFKEKARTQPNNINAGLLTYPTLMAADVILHRATKVPVGKDQEQHLEMMRTFANRFNRIYNVDLFPEPFAYNFGQDLVKIPGLDGSTKMSKSDNEASAIFLADAPDVIRKKVMKAVSDSGPTEPGQPKSQSVENLFQLMKVLSKPETTEFFEEQYNNCSIRYGDMKKQLAEDVILFTTPLREEILRLTSDNSYLHKVARMGAEKARISASETVKQVREIIGFKEI; this is translated from the coding sequence ATGGAAACAGTTGTTAGCGGTATAAGGCCTACGGGCAACCTTCATTTAGGAAATTATTTCGGTGCGTTACGAAATTTTGTGAGAATGCAGAGCGAACAAAACTGCTATTTTTTTATTGCAGATTATCACTCACTCACCACGCATCCCAAGCCCGCCGACCTTCACGGTAATGTTCGCAACGTATTGGTTGAATATCTGGCGGCCGGACTCGATCCGGAAAAGTGCACGCTGTATGTGCAGAGTGATGTGCCTGAAACAGTCGAGCTCTACCTTTTCCTTAACATGAACGCCTACCTTGGCGAACTCATGCGCGTTTCTTCATTCAAGGAAAAAGCAAGGACGCAGCCGAATAACATCAATGCCGGACTTCTCACGTATCCCACACTGATGGCTGCTGATGTAATCCTTCATCGTGCAACTAAAGTACCCGTTGGCAAAGACCAGGAACAACATCTGGAAATGATGCGGACGTTTGCCAATCGCTTTAACAGGATTTATAACGTTGATTTATTTCCTGAGCCATTTGCGTACAATTTTGGTCAGGATCTTGTAAAAATACCGGGGCTCGACGGAAGCACAAAAATGAGCAAATCAGACAATGAAGCCAGTGCCATTTTCCTTGCCGACGCTCCTGACGTTATCCGTAAAAAGGTTATGAAAGCGGTTTCAGACAGCGGTCCGACAGAACCCGGTCAACCAAAATCACAATCAGTAGAAAACCTGTTTCAACTGATGAAAGTGCTTTCGAAGCCAGAAACAACTGAATTTTTTGAAGAACAATATAATAATTGCTCCATCCGCTACGGCGATATGAAAAAACAGTTGGCAGAAGACGTAATTTTATTTACAACACCTTTACGGGAAGAAATTCTTCGCCTTACTTCTGATAATTCATATCTCCACAAAGTTGCCCGCATGGGTGCGGAAAAAGCGAGAATAAGTGCATCTGAAACAGTTAAACAGGTTAGAGAAATTATTGGATTTAAAGAAATTTAA
- a CDS encoding thioredoxin family protein, with amino-acid sequence MKRHYTLVAVLLLTALSSFAQGTLTRSMDQKSGKEILIGPCYRETLLTVDFAADYNSEYGSYIVDTAIINKLKGKAEGFVCTTVLGTWCGDSKEQVPRFLKIADKLVPGFAGIKFICVDRDKKAGDLDISGLKVEKVPTFIFTKDGVEVGRIIETPTETLEKDLVNIIGK; translated from the coding sequence ATGAAAAGACATTACACTTTAGTTGCAGTGCTTTTATTGACGGCACTTTCATCATTTGCTCAAGGAACGCTTACGCGCTCAATGGATCAGAAAAGCGGCAAAGAGATTCTTATTGGCCCTTGTTACCGCGAAACCCTGCTAACTGTTGATTTTGCTGCAGATTATAACAGCGAATATGGTTCCTACATTGTGGACACGGCAATTATCAATAAGTTAAAAGGTAAGGCGGAAGGCTTTGTATGCACAACTGTTTTAGGCACATGGTGCGGCGACAGCAAAGAACAAGTGCCCCGCTTTCTGAAAATAGCTGATAAGCTGGTCCCGGGATTTGCAGGCATAAAATTTATTTGCGTTGACCGCGATAAAAAAGCCGGAGACCTTGACATCAGCGGCCTTAAAGTTGAAAAAGTTCCAACATTCATTTTCACCAAAGACGGGGTTGAAGTCGGTCGTATCATTGAAACACCCACTGAAACACTTGAAAAAGACTTGGTGAATATTATAGGAAAATAA
- a CDS encoding M20/M25/M40 family metallo-hydrolase, translating into MRKFRFSVLVLLLSGFISITGFAQEKYIEGVKKDIGFLASDSLKGRKPGTPEMLTAAKYISTQFQNAGLTLINGDGFQSFEVVTDVTPGNSNEFSFNSRVLKMKEDFIPYSFSENKALDASVVFAGYGFDFKTDSLVRNDYAGIDVKGKWVMLLRGYPESGKKNDIYSNYASDRGKVVVAKDKGAAGVLFVTGPAMDKNDELVSLFYDKSKAGGGIPVFNIKRKIADSILSSVSKTIAKLEKDASSENAITGIAIPTVVHAQSDLLLTRVSTNNVIGELSGSNPSLKDNYIVVGAHYDHLGMGGHGSGSRKPDTNAVHNGADDNASGVACIIDIANRFFKTKKRPDYSVIFVAFSGEELGMLGSTAFLAKPPVDKSKIKLMMNFDMVGRLNPKTKTISVSGNGTFKEAETLIRSHNDSTKMKITLHPEGYGPSDHAAFYSDNIPVLYFTTGVHGDYHTPEDDADKIDNNGVDMIAALAYDLLLDAGSGKYPMAFKEAGPKVKTSTRAGLKVTLGIMPDFTSEENKGLGVGGVTKDGPADHGGMKKGDVITAIDGKTVTNIYDYMERLKNLTPGQRTSVDIIRDGKKEILIIQL; encoded by the coding sequence ATGAGAAAATTTCGCTTTTCGGTACTGGTTTTGTTACTTTCCGGTTTTATTTCAATTACAGGTTTTGCGCAGGAAAAATATATCGAGGGTGTAAAAAAGGATATAGGTTTTCTTGCTTCCGATTCACTAAAGGGGAGAAAACCCGGAACTCCTGAAATGCTTACTGCTGCAAAGTATATAAGCACTCAATTTCAGAATGCCGGGCTCACACTGATAAACGGCGATGGATTTCAATCATTTGAAGTTGTTACCGATGTTACTCCCGGTAATTCAAATGAATTCAGCTTTAACAGCAGGGTTCTGAAAATGAAAGAAGATTTTATCCCGTATTCTTTTTCTGAAAATAAAGCATTGGATGCATCTGTGGTTTTTGCAGGTTATGGTTTTGATTTTAAAACCGACAGCTTGGTACGCAACGATTATGCAGGTATTGATGTAAAAGGAAAATGGGTCATGCTGCTTCGCGGTTATCCTGAGTCAGGAAAGAAAAATGATATCTATTCCAATTACGCTTCCGACAGGGGTAAAGTGGTTGTTGCAAAAGACAAAGGGGCGGCGGGAGTTTTGTTTGTTACCGGTCCGGCTATGGATAAAAACGATGAACTGGTTTCATTGTTTTACGATAAAAGTAAGGCAGGTGGAGGCATTCCGGTGTTTAATATCAAACGCAAAATTGCCGACAGTATATTGAGTTCTGTTTCAAAAACAATCGCAAAGCTTGAAAAAGACGCTTCATCAGAAAATGCTATTACCGGAATTGCTATTCCGACGGTTGTACATGCTCAGTCAGACCTTTTACTTACACGGGTTTCTACAAATAATGTAATAGGCGAGCTGTCCGGCAGCAATCCGTCATTGAAGGATAATTACATTGTTGTGGGTGCTCATTATGATCACCTTGGAATGGGCGGTCATGGGTCGGGTTCGCGCAAGCCGGATACAAATGCCGTTCACAACGGAGCCGACGATAATGCTTCCGGTGTGGCTTGTATTATTGATATTGCGAACCGTTTTTTCAAAACAAAAAAGCGTCCCGATTACAGTGTGATATTTGTAGCATTTTCAGGCGAAGAACTTGGTATGCTTGGCTCAACGGCATTTCTTGCCAAGCCGCCGGTTGATAAAAGTAAGATAAAACTGATGATGAATTTTGATATGGTTGGACGCCTGAATCCAAAAACCAAAACGATTTCAGTAAGTGGTAACGGTACTTTCAAAGAAGCAGAAACATTGATTCGCAGTCATAACGACAGCACAAAAATGAAAATTACGTTGCATCCTGAAGGTTACGGTCCGTCTGATCATGCGGCTTTTTATTCTGATAACATCCCCGTTTTGTATTTCACTACAGGTGTGCATGGCGATTATCATACTCCTGAAGATGATGCCGACAAAATTGATAATAATGGTGTTGACATGATTGCTGCTTTGGCGTATGACCTTTTACTTGATGCCGGCAGCGGCAAGTATCCGATGGCGTTTAAAGAAGCAGGTCCGAAAGTAAAAACAAGTACACGTGCCGGGCTCAAAGTTACATTGGGTATCATGCCTGATTTTACTTCTGAAGAGAATAAAGGACTAGGCGTGGGAGGAGTTACCAAAGATGGACCTGCTGATCACGGAGGGATGAAAAAAGGAGATGTAATTACTGCCATAGACGGTAAAACCGTTACCAATATTTATGATTATATGGAACGCCTGAAAAACCTGACACCGGGACAACGCACATCTGTTGATATAATACGTGACGGAAAAAAAGAGATACTGATAATACAGTTGTAA
- a CDS encoding 4a-hydroxytetrahydrobiopterin dehydratase, with protein MWKEELKQLKKSFEFSAFVDAFTFMTKAAMLAPQMKHKSFYYGNVHLVTIILPSLNEDEGIGQTEIEIASEIDSMYSRMNKLR; from the coding sequence ATGTGGAAAGAAGAGCTAAAGCAGTTAAAAAAATCTTTTGAATTCAGCGCTTTTGTGGATGCTTTTACGTTCATGACCAAAGCAGCCATGCTGGCACCACAGATGAAGCATAAATCGTTTTACTATGGTAATGTTCATCTTGTAACCATTATACTGCCATCGCTCAATGAAGATGAAGGCATCGGGCAAACCGAAATTGAAATCGCCTCAGAAATCGATTCTATGTATTCACGCATGAATAAACTACGGTAA
- a CDS encoding radical SAM protein, with product MAGILFDQIVFGPVRSRRLGVSLGMNLLPTNGKLCSFNCIYCECGWTDYAHPVSDKLHSRKDIRESLEQRLIALAGENMLPDAITFAGNGEPTLHPDFTGIVDDTVALRDKYSPLAQVAVLSNSSTLDRPGIIAALMKTNNMMKLDAGSDGMFRTINNPKSNINLATIVENLKKFNGQLTIQSMFFKGEYNGKPIDNTTDEELIPWLGYLKEINPRSVMIYSLDRRPPAQKLEKLSAEELEAIAVRIRAIGLNAKIY from the coding sequence ATGGCAGGCATTTTATTTGACCAAATCGTTTTCGGACCGGTGCGAAGCAGACGTCTCGGCGTTTCTCTCGGAATGAATCTGCTGCCGACGAACGGTAAGCTGTGTTCCTTTAACTGCATTTACTGCGAATGCGGCTGGACCGATTACGCCCATCCGGTTTCAGACAAACTTCACTCACGTAAAGATATCCGTGAATCACTGGAACAGCGGCTCATTGCGCTTGCGGGAGAAAACATGCTCCCGGATGCCATCACATTTGCCGGCAATGGCGAACCTACGCTACACCCCGACTTTACAGGAATTGTAGATGATACAGTTGCTTTGCGCGATAAATATTCACCCTTGGCACAGGTGGCCGTGCTTTCAAATTCCAGCACCCTCGATCGTCCCGGAATTATTGCAGCTCTGATGAAAACAAATAACATGATGAAGCTGGATGCCGGTTCTGACGGGATGTTCCGCACTATCAACAATCCCAAGAGCAACATCAACCTTGCAACTATTGTAGAAAATCTGAAAAAATTCAATGGGCAGCTCACCATACAAAGTATGTTCTTCAAAGGTGAATATAACGGCAAACCCATTGACAACACTACCGATGAAGAACTTATACCGTGGCTCGGATATTTAAAAGAAATCAATCCGCGCTCGGTGATGATATATTCACTCGACCGCAGACCCCCGGCTCAGAAACTTGAAAAGCTAAGCGCTGAAGAACTTGAAGCGATTGCCGTTCGCATTCGTGCCATCGGACTTAACGCTAAAATCTATTGA
- the pheT gene encoding phenylalanine--tRNA ligase subunit beta: MKISYNWLKQYVNTILEPQTMSELLTDCGLEVEGLEKFESVKGGLAGIVIGQVIACEKHPNADKLSLTKVNIGSGEPLAIVCGAPNVAMGQKVLVATIGTIIYSEKGDFEIKKSKIRGEVSEGMICAEDELGLGTSHAGIMVLPDDAPLGTPAKEYLNIEEDFVFEIGLTPNRPDAASHIGVARDVVAVLNCRDETASEKYKLNFPSVDDFKQDDNSLPIHVIVEDAAACPRYSGITVSGITVAESPAWLKNKLTAIGLRPINNIVDITNYVLFETGQPLHAFDADKITGQKVIVKKLNEGQAFVTLDGVERKLSASDLMICNESEGMCMAGVFGGEQSGVTEATKNIFLESAWFEATTIRKTSKRHNLKTDASFRFERGTDPEMTVYALKRAAMLFKEIAGGKISSAIVDEYPKPVNRKKVEFSISRFSELAGISIPKEKIISILKSLDFIIENDGGDVLLLAVPTNKVDVTRQADVTEEVLRIYSYNNIEIGASIKSSLSYNPKPDPEKVQDSIAEYLTANGFYEILTNSLTRAEYYEANAAAFVPEHCVKIYNPLSKDLSVMRQTLLFSGLEAIAYNQNRKQTDLKFYEFGKVYFYNAAHNNETLSPYSEKKQLVLFAVGQKLPESWDTTKSKTDVHFLKGLSDIIIKRLGFVGAQYTTGTSTYIFSEFVRTTLNEMAVCETGALSPALLKQFDIKNEVYYACIEWDSLLSKMAGISITAADIPKFPEVRRDLALLVDKAVRYSDIEQLAYKTEKKLLRKVNIFDIYEGDKLDANKKSYALSFILQDTEKTLTDDVIDGVMKKLQTAFMNDLKAQLR; this comes from the coding sequence ATGAAAATCTCATACAATTGGCTTAAACAGTACGTTAATACTATACTTGAGCCACAAACAATGTCTGAATTGCTTACCGATTGCGGACTAGAAGTCGAAGGTCTTGAAAAATTCGAATCTGTAAAGGGCGGCCTTGCAGGAATTGTTATTGGTCAGGTAATTGCCTGCGAAAAACACCCGAATGCAGATAAGCTAAGCCTTACAAAAGTGAATATAGGCAGCGGCGAACCACTTGCCATAGTTTGCGGTGCTCCCAATGTAGCTATGGGACAAAAAGTACTTGTCGCTACTATCGGAACTATCATTTATTCCGAAAAAGGCGATTTCGAGATAAAAAAATCAAAAATACGCGGTGAAGTTTCAGAAGGTATGATATGCGCTGAAGATGAACTGGGATTAGGCACTTCGCATGCCGGCATCATGGTATTGCCTGATGACGCGCCTTTGGGAACTCCTGCAAAAGAATATCTGAACATAGAAGAAGATTTCGTTTTTGAAATCGGGCTGACGCCTAACCGTCCGGATGCCGCATCGCACATAGGTGTTGCGCGGGACGTGGTGGCCGTTCTTAATTGCAGAGATGAAACTGCATCCGAAAAATACAAATTGAATTTCCCCTCTGTTGATGATTTCAAACAGGATGATAATTCACTTCCGATACATGTTATTGTTGAAGATGCCGCAGCTTGTCCACGATATTCGGGCATTACAGTAAGCGGGATTACCGTTGCAGAAAGTCCGGCATGGCTGAAAAATAAACTTACTGCCATCGGATTGCGCCCCATTAATAACATTGTAGATATTACAAACTACGTGCTTTTTGAAACAGGACAGCCATTGCATGCATTTGATGCGGACAAAATTACAGGACAAAAAGTGATTGTGAAAAAATTGAATGAAGGCCAGGCTTTTGTTACACTCGACGGTGTAGAACGCAAGCTCTCAGCCTCCGACCTGATGATTTGCAACGAGAGTGAAGGCATGTGCATGGCAGGCGTTTTCGGTGGGGAACAATCGGGAGTGACCGAAGCTACTAAAAATATTTTTCTTGAAAGCGCATGGTTCGAAGCAACAACCATTCGCAAAACATCCAAACGTCACAATCTAAAAACAGACGCATCGTTCCGCTTTGAGCGGGGCACTGATCCGGAAATGACTGTTTACGCACTAAAGCGGGCCGCAATGCTGTTCAAAGAAATTGCAGGCGGCAAAATTTCTTCGGCAATAGTTGATGAATATCCAAAACCCGTAAATCGTAAAAAAGTTGAATTCTCAATCAGTCGCTTTTCAGAACTGGCAGGCATTTCCATTCCGAAAGAAAAGATTATCAGCATACTCAAATCTCTCGATTTCATCATTGAAAATGACGGAGGCGATGTGCTTTTACTCGCAGTTCCTACCAATAAAGTGGACGTTACACGACAGGCTGATGTAACGGAAGAAGTGCTTCGTATTTACAGCTACAACAATATTGAAATTGGCGCATCTATTAAATCTTCGTTGAGCTACAATCCCAAACCGGATCCTGAAAAAGTTCAGGACAGCATTGCTGAATACCTCACGGCGAACGGGTTTTATGAGATACTCACCAACTCGCTTACGCGTGCCGAATATTACGAAGCAAACGCAGCGGCTTTTGTGCCCGAGCATTGTGTGAAGATTTACAATCCACTCAGCAAAGACCTGAGTGTAATGCGGCAAACGCTTTTGTTCAGCGGGCTTGAGGCAATTGCCTACAATCAGAACCGCAAGCAAACCGACTTGAAATTCTATGAATTCGGCAAGGTGTATTTTTATAATGCAGCACATAACAACGAAACGCTGTCGCCCTACTCGGAAAAGAAACAACTCGTTCTTTTTGCTGTTGGCCAGAAACTTCCTGAAAGCTGGGATACCACAAAATCAAAGACAGACGTCCATTTCCTGAAAGGCTTGTCAGACATCATTATCAAAAGGCTTGGCTTTGTCGGAGCACAATACACAACCGGGACGAGTACGTACATTTTTTCTGAATTTGTACGTACAACTTTGAATGAAATGGCTGTTTGCGAAACAGGTGCATTAAGCCCTGCCCTGCTGAAGCAATTCGACATCAAAAATGAGGTGTATTACGCATGTATTGAATGGGATTCTTTATTGTCTAAAATGGCAGGCATCAGCATAACAGCTGCTGATATTCCGAAATTCCCGGAGGTACGTCGCGACCTTGCGTTGTTAGTTGACAAAGCTGTCCGGTATTCCGATATTGAACAACTGGCTTACAAAACAGAGAAGAAGCTTTTGCGTAAGGTGAACATTTTTGATATTTACGAAGGCGACAAACTGGATGCCAACAAAAAATCATACGCACTGAGTTTCATTTTACAGGATACCGAAAAAACCCTTACAGATGATGTAATTGACGGGGTAATGAAAAAACTTCAAACCGCTTTCATGAACGACCTGAAAGCACAACTACGCTAA